The following coding sequences are from one Parabacteroides pacaensis window:
- a CDS encoding glutamine--tRNA ligase/YqeY domain fusion protein: MTDMNTHEEEGKKNLNFIEAFVESDLAEGKNNGRIQTRFPPEPNGYLHIGHAKAICLDFGIAEKYNGKCNLRFDDTNPVKEDVEYVDSIQEDIKWLGFQWENIYYASDYFQQLYNFAVQLIKEGKAYVDEQSAEEIAKQKGTPTQPGIESPYRNRPIEENLDLFNRMNQGEFEEGSMTLRAKIDMSSPNMHFRDPIMYRIIKYPHHRTGITWKVYPMYDFAHGQSDYFEGVTHSLCTLEFEVHRPLYDYFIDLLKNNDNYRPRQIEFNRLNLTYTVMSKRKLLQLVKENLVNGWDDPRMPTICGYRRRGYTPESIKNFINKIGYTKYDGIIDVALLEHAVREDLNVRAPRVAAVLDPIKLIITNYPKDKVEILEAINNPEDESMGSHEVAFTRELYIEKDDFMENAPKKYFRMTLGQEVRLKNAYIVKCTGCKKDENGNVIEVYAEYDPETRSGLPASNRKVKGTLHWVSTEHSLPAEVRLYDRLFSSENPGEEKDKELQELLNPNSLKVLTNCRVEMELQKAQPYDHFQFQRLGYFNLDPDSKDGKLIFNRTVPLKDTWSKLKDKS, from the coding sequence ATGACCGATATGAACACACATGAAGAAGAAGGGAAAAAGAACCTTAACTTCATCGAAGCTTTTGTAGAAAGCGATTTGGCAGAAGGCAAAAATAACGGACGTATCCAAACACGTTTTCCTCCGGAACCAAATGGTTATCTGCACATCGGACATGCAAAAGCCATTTGCCTCGATTTCGGCATTGCCGAAAAATATAACGGCAAATGTAATTTGCGTTTCGATGATACGAACCCTGTTAAAGAGGATGTAGAATATGTAGATTCTATTCAAGAAGATATTAAATGGTTAGGTTTCCAGTGGGAAAATATCTACTACGCTTCTGATTATTTTCAACAGTTATATAATTTTGCAGTCCAACTTATAAAGGAAGGTAAAGCCTACGTAGACGAACAATCGGCAGAAGAGATAGCCAAACAAAAAGGAACTCCTACTCAACCAGGTATAGAAAGTCCTTACCGGAATCGCCCGATAGAAGAAAACTTGGATTTGTTTAATAGAATGAACCAAGGCGAATTTGAAGAAGGAAGTATGACGTTACGGGCTAAAATAGATATGTCTTCTCCTAATATGCATTTTCGTGATCCGATTATGTACCGGATTATCAAATATCCGCACCATCGTACCGGAATAACTTGGAAAGTATATCCTATGTATGATTTTGCACACGGACAGAGTGATTATTTTGAAGGGGTTACTCATTCATTATGTACCCTTGAATTTGAAGTACACCGTCCACTGTATGACTATTTCATCGATTTATTGAAGAATAATGATAATTATCGTCCCCGTCAGATAGAATTTAACCGTTTGAACCTTACTTATACTGTAATGAGTAAGCGAAAATTACTTCAATTGGTAAAAGAAAATCTGGTAAATGGATGGGACGATCCCCGTATGCCGACTATTTGTGGATATCGTCGCCGAGGATATACTCCGGAGTCCATCAAAAATTTTATAAACAAAATCGGATATACCAAATATGATGGTATAATAGATGTGGCTCTTTTGGAACATGCTGTAAGAGAGGATTTAAATGTACGTGCTCCTCGTGTGGCCGCAGTACTTGACCCGATAAAACTTATCATTACTAATTATCCAAAAGACAAAGTAGAAATACTGGAGGCTATTAACAATCCGGAAGATGAAAGTATGGGAAGCCATGAAGTTGCATTTACTCGTGAGCTCTATATTGAAAAGGATGATTTCATGGAAAATGCTCCTAAAAAATATTTCCGTATGACACTGGGACAGGAAGTACGTCTTAAAAACGCCTATATCGTAAAATGCACAGGGTGTAAAAAAGATGAAAACGGAAATGTAATAGAAGTATATGCAGAATATGATCCGGAAACACGAAGTGGTTTACCAGCCAGTAACCGTAAAGTAAAGGGTACATTGCATTGGGTTTCTACAGAACATAGTTTACCTGCCGAAGTACGTCTTTATGACCGTCTGTTTTCATCTGAAAATCCCGGCGAAGAAAAAGATAAAGAATTACAAGAATTATTAAATCCGAATTCTTTAAAAGTCTTAACAAATTGCCGGGTTGAAATGGAATTGCAAAAAGCTCAGCCTTATGACCATTTCCAGTTTCAACGGTTAGGATATTTCAATCTCGATCCGGATTCAAAAGATGGTAAACTTATTTTTAATCGTACTGTTCCATTAAAAGATACTTGGAGCAAATTAAAAGATAAATCTTAA
- a CDS encoding ABC transporter substrate binding protein, whose protein sequence is MRSILTHIIRTLLPVIITLGFSFSFIGCMDNIPGNKPYDILVIHSYRKDCQWAPELNKGIDDCFKKYHISTSIRTFYLNCEYLIADEEISALTNLLNEYENNAPDLILVCDDQATYSLLKTEHPFTYSVPIVFSGVDYPNYPLINLHPNVTGFITEPDFLKCYELIQALYPDTKIILNINSSFLGRQAAKKYEEQIHKRQKNIPLSIHNMDSISGISLMWGFTQGHRIIPKIFPVWDMFYSGLSRTSHHPTFSVNNEGFGNGYLGGYITPSYKQTYQATERAIDILKGKPVKDLPIEASPKVLMFDWKEMQRFHITKKQLPAGSVIAYMPYTVKYKNELILIAILAILIISGFTLYLIYLYKEEKKSKQEAQKHLKEHRDKLKIIMQSVREGVISIDKEMKIFAINPPALRWLKLKGDQKAYLGRNLLSLINISIPGKKYYLKEMITSVFTKHRNTHFEYATQLTSLDEQWIFPVIGELSGIYENNELYGMVITFHDITKDFTQKEFLALTLGSGNISSWHFDFESRRIIFDKSFFHLFNVEDDGSHSIPFEDLAYMIHPEDKNHWEEIYIKIKSGQISQCTLQMRIDFNGMGYKWWENRLSYLPPTTSYAYPLIFGLCLSIHQFKQTEEELHEARIKAQQSDKLKSAFLANMSHEIRTPLNAIVGFSNLLTSDEEYEPEEKQLFIETIQNNCNHLLALLTDILDLARIESETMSFKEEVCDLNEIINQIFLTQQVIIPNHLQLLKDIPQQPVIFKTDKLRLTQVITNLINNAVKFTEKGSVTVGYTCKEDGYIYLFVEDTGKGIPEKDLQNVFQRFFKKDDLAQGAGLGLSICKMIVDHFKGSIDVTSQVGVGSRFTVKIPYMSQPISHQTNKIIESTNNKSIKMETMTTEPTKNNRVTILIAEDEESNYLLLKTILQKRCNLFRARTGVEAIKIYNEHPEIDMILMDIKMPEMNGIDTVKEIRKVSQDIPIVMQSAYVFDSDMEKAKEAGASGFLTKPISVKILKETILKYFPFIEW, encoded by the coding sequence ATGAGAAGCATATTGACACATATAATTCGTACCTTACTACCGGTAATAATCACTTTAGGATTTTCCTTTAGCTTTATAGGTTGCATGGATAACATACCCGGTAATAAACCTTATGATATTCTAGTTATCCATTCTTACCGGAAGGATTGTCAATGGGCCCCCGAATTAAATAAAGGAATTGATGATTGTTTCAAAAAATATCACATTTCCACTTCTATCCGGACATTTTATTTAAATTGCGAATATTTAATAGCCGACGAAGAAATTTCTGCTCTTACCAATCTTTTGAATGAGTATGAAAATAATGCGCCGGATCTCATTCTTGTATGTGACGATCAAGCAACTTACTCATTATTGAAAACAGAACATCCTTTCACCTACAGTGTGCCGATCGTTTTTAGCGGAGTAGATTACCCTAATTATCCTTTAATAAATTTACATCCCAATGTAACCGGATTTATTACGGAACCGGATTTTCTGAAATGCTATGAATTAATTCAAGCATTATATCCTGATACTAAAATTATATTAAATATTAATTCTTCTTTCCTAGGAAGACAAGCTGCGAAGAAATATGAAGAACAAATACACAAACGTCAAAAAAATATACCTCTATCAATCCATAATATGGATTCGATTTCCGGTATTAGCCTTATGTGGGGATTTACACAAGGACATCGTATAATCCCTAAAATTTTTCCTGTATGGGATATGTTTTATTCCGGTCTGTCCCGAACTTCTCACCATCCTACATTTTCAGTAAATAACGAAGGATTCGGAAATGGTTACCTGGGAGGATATATAACTCCTAGCTATAAGCAAACTTATCAAGCTACCGAACGAGCTATTGATATTCTAAAAGGAAAACCTGTTAAAGATTTGCCTATCGAAGCCAGTCCCAAGGTGCTTATGTTCGACTGGAAAGAAATGCAACGCTTTCACATAACAAAAAAACAACTTCCTGCCGGAAGTGTTATCGCTTATATGCCCTATACGGTTAAATATAAAAACGAGCTTATTTTAATTGCTATTCTAGCAATACTCATAATAAGTGGGTTTACGTTATATCTTATCTATTTATATAAAGAAGAAAAGAAATCTAAACAAGAAGCGCAAAAGCACTTAAAGGAACATCGGGACAAATTAAAAATTATTATGCAATCTGTTCGAGAAGGGGTCATTTCTATCGATAAAGAAATGAAAATCTTTGCCATTAATCCTCCAGCTTTGCGATGGCTCAAACTAAAAGGAGATCAGAAAGCTTATTTAGGTCGTAATCTATTGTCACTAATCAATATATCGATCCCAGGGAAAAAATATTACTTAAAAGAAATGATTACTTCCGTGTTTACAAAACACAGGAATACGCATTTTGAATATGCTACACAGCTTACTTCGTTAGATGAACAATGGATTTTTCCTGTGATTGGAGAACTTTCCGGGATATATGAAAATAATGAGCTTTACGGCATGGTAATTACTTTCCATGATATAACGAAAGATTTTACTCAAAAAGAATTTCTGGCTCTTACTCTCGGTTCAGGAAATATCTCTTCCTGGCACTTCGATTTTGAAAGTCGTCGCATCATTTTTGATAAATCTTTTTTTCACTTATTCAATGTAGAAGACGATGGCTCTCATAGCATCCCTTTTGAGGATTTGGCCTATATGATTCATCCTGAAGATAAAAATCATTGGGAAGAAATATATATTAAAATAAAATCCGGACAAATATCCCAATGCACATTGCAAATGCGTATTGATTTTAACGGAATGGGATATAAATGGTGGGAGAATCGGCTTTCTTATCTTCCTCCTACTACTTCTTATGCCTATCCCCTTATTTTCGGACTTTGCCTGAGTATCCACCAATTTAAACAGACGGAAGAAGAATTGCACGAAGCTCGTATAAAGGCCCAGCAATCCGATAAATTAAAAAGTGCATTTCTAGCTAATATGAGCCATGAAATACGTACGCCTTTAAATGCAATTGTAGGATTCTCTAACTTACTTACCAGTGACGAAGAATACGAACCGGAAGAAAAACAACTTTTTATCGAAACAATTCAAAATAATTGTAATCATCTTTTGGCTCTTCTTACGGATATTCTGGATTTAGCGAGAATAGAAAGCGAAACGATGTCTTTTAAAGAAGAAGTGTGCGATTTAAACGAAATAATAAATCAAATTTTTCTTACTCAACAAGTTATTATTCCGAATCATTTACAATTATTAAAAGATATACCTCAACAACCTGTAATCTTTAAAACCGATAAATTGCGTCTTACTCAAGTGATTACCAATTTAATTAACAATGCGGTAAAATTTACGGAAAAGGGATCCGTAACGGTAGGTTACACTTGTAAAGAAGATGGTTATATTTATCTTTTTGTAGAAGATACCGGAAAAGGGATCCCTGAAAAAGATTTGCAAAATGTGTTCCAACGTTTCTTTAAAAAAGATGATTTAGCACAGGGTGCAGGTTTAGGTCTCTCTATCTGTAAAATGATAGTAGATCATTTTAAAGGGTCAATCGACGTAACATCCCAAGTTGGCGTGGGGAGCCGGTTTACGGTAAAAATTCCTTATATGTCTCAACCGATTTCTCACCAAACAAACAAAATAATTGAATCAACAAATAATAAAAGTATAAAAATGGAAACAATGACAACAGAACCGACAAAAAACAATCGGGTTACTATCCTGATTGCGGAAGACGAAGAAAGTAATTATTTATTACTCAAGACAATTTTACAAAAGCGCTGCAACCTTTTCCGTGCACGTACCGGAGTAGAAGCCATAAAAATTTACAATGAGCATCCGGAAATAGATATGATATTGATGGATATCAAAATGCCGGAAATGAATGGTATTGATACGGTAAAAGAAATTAGAAAGGTATCTCAAGATATTCCTATTGTTATGCAATCGGCCTATGTTTTTGATTCGGATATGGAAAAAGCGAAAGAAGCCGGAGCATCCGGTTTTTTAACAAAACCTATTAGTGTGAAAATATTGAAAGAAACCATCTTGAAATATTTTCCTTTCATTGAATGGTAA
- a CDS encoding TonB-dependent receptor, producing MNKPLLLFILILFSEYMIAQVTTSAISGKISAGNESLAGATILLTHIPSGTLYGTVSNSDGKYYLQGLRTGGPYEVKISYIGFASEIHHDIILALGETYVLNAVLKESAELKEVVVIGHRSRFLHEKTGASTNITHNQIKLMPSISRSLSDITRLSPYASGNGFAGRDQRMNNYTIDGANFNYNMGMDGSVLPAQGRPISLEALEEVQVNIAPYDVRQTNFIGAAVNAVTKSGTNLLKGSAYTYFRNENFRGNSIDNDDLGSREKESDETYGFTIGGPIVKNKLFFFVNGEYENAPAPMHKWELSTDGIGNSTDLISRVTSKDMEQFASVLKTKYGYDPGSWTKYEGGEKNYRLLGRIDWNINRMHKLMLRYNYTQNKTYKPMYNNGRGGEVAMNGGRISQYSMAFSNSCYTVSNNINSLTVELNSILSNNISNKLLASFTFSDNNKRKCLGSPFPTVDIMKPIDDTGSLYTFMCAGYDQYAWNNGVKEKVWSIIDNFTYDLGNHTLTAGLSYESQYASNSYMPNGLGYYRYASFDDFVNGAPPIVYALSYSLTGNKKPTADVKYGQFSFYGQDEYTINKNFKLIYGVRLDFPMYLNDKQENPSVSSLEFEGKKIRAGVWPKTQILASPRVGFNWDIAGDGIYKLRGGTGIFTGRLPFVFLTNMQSGSGMLQNFRNFSGNDPVLAQLAGGIRSAEEVLDLLKDEFPREPGTVNSITTLDKDFKLPQVWKSNLAADIKLPLPFDAYLTLEGMFIKDIHAVYVENLNMISASNDKIQRFNGSDNRLLYPGAQQSRVIPDITQAMVMKNTHKGYSYNLNATVNVQPVKDLTAMISYTYTGARSWMGNQGNQASASWTNMPTVNGPNNLVMQPSQYNSSPHRLIASVNYTIPYGRRFATSIGLFYSGYRSGCYSYMYNGDMNNDGLNNDLIYIPAREDELLFTDNTDSKGNILFSAAEQQKAFWNFVNQDPYLKAHKGEYAQAFGAYQPWLHRFDLRLVEDISLLLGKQKNTLQISLDILNIGNLFKDTWGVIKNTSACNNGRILKRQSITANNTPIYLLLPVNGKLPDHTFDYVKTSNNCWQLQVGIRYFFN from the coding sequence ATGAACAAGCCACTTCTTTTATTTATTTTGATTCTGTTTTCAGAGTATATGATTGCACAAGTTACTACTTCTGCAATCAGCGGAAAAATATCAGCCGGAAATGAATCTTTGGCAGGAGCTACCATCTTGCTTACTCACATTCCTTCCGGCACTTTATATGGTACGGTAAGTAACTCTGATGGAAAATATTACTTGCAAGGATTACGTACCGGCGGTCCTTATGAAGTAAAAATTTCGTATATAGGTTTTGCTTCCGAAATTCATCATGATATTATACTAGCACTAGGAGAAACGTATGTATTAAATGCGGTACTCAAAGAATCGGCAGAATTAAAAGAAGTGGTTGTTATTGGACATCGTTCCCGGTTTCTTCATGAAAAGACGGGTGCATCTACCAACATTACTCATAACCAAATAAAACTCATGCCTTCCATTTCCCGTAGTTTGTCTGACATCACCCGTTTATCTCCTTATGCTTCCGGAAATGGATTCGCAGGCCGCGATCAACGAATGAATAATTATACAATAGACGGGGCCAATTTTAATTACAATATGGGCATGGACGGTAGCGTACTCCCCGCTCAAGGAAGACCTATCTCGCTGGAAGCACTGGAAGAAGTGCAAGTGAATATCGCTCCTTATGACGTACGCCAAACCAATTTCATCGGAGCTGCTGTAAATGCTGTTACCAAAAGCGGAACAAACCTATTGAAAGGAAGTGCTTATACTTATTTCCGAAACGAAAATTTCCGGGGAAACAGTATTGACAACGATGACCTTGGAAGTAGGGAAAAAGAATCCGATGAAACGTACGGATTTACGATAGGAGGACCTATTGTTAAAAATAAGCTCTTCTTTTTTGTTAACGGAGAATATGAAAATGCACCCGCCCCTATGCATAAATGGGAACTTTCTACGGATGGAATTGGAAATAGTACGGATCTTATTTCCCGCGTTACCTCGAAGGATATGGAACAATTCGCTTCCGTTCTTAAAACAAAGTATGGATACGATCCCGGTTCATGGACAAAATATGAAGGCGGAGAAAAGAATTATCGCTTATTAGGTCGGATAGACTGGAATATAAACCGGATGCATAAATTAATGCTCCGCTATAATTATACCCAAAACAAAACTTATAAGCCAATGTACAATAATGGTCGTGGCGGAGAAGTAGCGATGAATGGCGGACGAATCAGCCAATATTCTATGGCTTTTTCTAATTCATGTTATACCGTATCCAATAATATTAATTCCTTAACAGTAGAATTAAATAGTATTTTATCGAATAATATATCTAATAAATTATTGGCATCGTTTACTTTCAGCGATAATAATAAACGCAAATGTCTGGGGAGCCCCTTCCCTACTGTCGATATCATGAAACCTATTGACGATACAGGATCACTCTATACTTTTATGTGTGCCGGTTATGACCAATATGCATGGAATAATGGAGTAAAGGAAAAAGTATGGTCTATTATAGATAATTTTACTTACGATTTGGGAAACCACACACTTACGGCAGGCCTTTCTTACGAATCGCAATATGCATCCAATAGCTATATGCCTAATGGTTTAGGTTATTACCGGTATGCAAGCTTTGATGATTTTGTAAATGGCGCGCCTCCTATCGTATATGCTCTCAGTTATTCTCTTACAGGTAATAAGAAACCTACGGCAGACGTGAAATACGGCCAGTTTTCTTTTTATGGACAAGATGAATATACAATAAACAAAAATTTTAAACTTATTTATGGAGTTCGTCTTGACTTTCCTATGTATCTAAATGATAAACAGGAAAATCCGTCCGTGTCGTCTTTGGAGTTCGAAGGAAAAAAAATCCGTGCCGGCGTATGGCCTAAGACACAAATATTGGCATCTCCCAGAGTTGGTTTTAATTGGGATATAGCAGGAGACGGTATTTATAAACTACGGGGCGGAACAGGTATATTTACGGGTAGATTACCTTTCGTATTTCTTACAAATATGCAATCAGGTAGCGGTATGCTACAGAATTTCCGTAATTTTTCAGGAAATGATCCGGTATTAGCCCAATTGGCCGGGGGTATCCGTTCCGCCGAAGAGGTATTGGACCTTTTGAAAGATGAGTTCCCTCGTGAACCTGGTACGGTAAATTCCATTACTACATTAGACAAAGATTTCAAACTTCCCCAGGTATGGAAATCAAACTTGGCAGCTGATATAAAATTGCCTCTTCCTTTTGATGCTTATCTTACCTTGGAAGGAATGTTTATCAAAGATATTCATGCCGTATACGTAGAAAACTTAAACATGATCTCTGCGAGTAATGATAAAATACAACGGTTTAACGGCAGTGATAACCGGTTGCTTTATCCCGGTGCTCAACAATCCCGCGTAATACCGGATATTACACAGGCTATGGTAATGAAAAATACGCACAAAGGATATAGTTATAATTTAAATGCAACCGTAAATGTGCAACCTGTTAAAGATCTTACGGCAATGATTTCCTATACTTATACAGGTGCTAGGTCATGGATGGGTAATCAAGGGAACCAAGCGTCTGCCTCATGGACTAATATGCCTACGGTGAATGGTCCGAACAACTTAGTTATGCAGCCATCACAATATAACAGTAGTCCTCACCGGCTCATAGCTTCCGTTAATTATACCATTCCTTATGGCCGCCGTTTTGCTACATCCATAGGATTATTCTATTCAGGCTACCGGTCTGGTTGCTATTCTTATATGTATAATGGGGATATGAATAACGATGGATTAAATAATGATTTAATTTATATCCCTGCCAGAGAGGATGAACTGCTTTTTACTGATAATACGGACAGCAAAGGAAATATCCTTTTTTCTGCTGCCGAACAGCAGAAAGCATTTTGGAATTTTGTTAATCAAGACCCGTATTTGAAAGCGCACAAAGGTGAATATGCACAAGCATTCGGAGCCTATCAACCGTGGTTGCATCGTTTCGATCTCCGGCTAGTAGAGGATATTTCCCTTCTCTTGGGTAAACAAAAAAATACGCTCCAGATAAGTCTGGATATATTAAATATCGGAAACCTGTTTAAAGATACCTGGGGAGTAATAAAAAACACATCGGCTTGTAATAATGGCCGGATACTAAAACGCCAATCAATTACGGCAAATAATACACCGATTTACCTTCTACTTCCCGTAAATGGAAAATTACCTGACCATACTTTCGATTATGTCAAAACCTCCAATAATTGTTGGCAGTTGCAAGTAGGAATACGTTATTTCTTTAACTAA
- a CDS encoding tetratricopeptide repeat protein, with protein sequence MQEEGKETYFDADEIEDLLDSFEESDDYTLYDEVLSLGMRLHPNHQGLQIKQCKLLVYQEQYRKALKLIDSLNQEGDPEIDLLRLECLCALGKFAEARIYTEQLIDSECEYLEDIFEYIAPVLGELGMHEEALEYIHLGQAHFPDNIVLKEELCFNLESTGEIRKAIKICNELIDNNPYSFEDWTTLGRLYSMQGDYEKAIEAFDFALTCDDTDGEVKILKAYCLFMNENYQKALEVYSELLGIPDYTYRVKPLMAEAYLRLDNYEEAYRLLQDTLQHTREYEEPATYINYLLCCAKTNRLEEEQNTLEKALKLFPDHINLLYLKALYYTEKGLEKEAIETLQYILDHIQPDEVYINSLADTNFQLANIYLKKGEIKQALKNYLRVIEHFPSYPMAHLKAAICYLKLGDTQQFMEHITQCTDQEIIDFEGDYIPADSESNKSPLIELIKDYISKNKKDKTN encoded by the coding sequence ATGCAGGAAGAAGGTAAAGAAACCTACTTTGATGCTGATGAGATAGAAGACCTGCTGGACAGTTTTGAAGAATCAGATGATTATACTTTATATGATGAAGTACTGTCTCTTGGTATGCGGCTTCATCCGAACCATCAAGGTTTACAAATCAAACAATGCAAACTGCTTGTATATCAAGAACAATATAGAAAAGCGCTCAAATTAATTGATTCTCTTAACCAAGAGGGTGATCCTGAGATTGATTTGCTGCGTTTAGAATGTTTATGTGCACTAGGTAAGTTTGCCGAAGCCAGGATTTATACAGAACAACTGATAGACTCAGAATGTGAATATTTAGAAGATATTTTTGAATATATTGCTCCTGTACTAGGGGAATTAGGAATGCATGAAGAGGCACTTGAATATATTCATTTAGGGCAAGCTCATTTTCCAGACAATATCGTATTAAAGGAAGAGTTGTGTTTTAATTTAGAATCAACCGGTGAGATAAGGAAAGCTATTAAAATATGCAATGAATTAATTGATAATAATCCTTATTCATTTGAAGATTGGACTACCTTAGGACGGCTATATTCTATGCAAGGTGATTATGAAAAAGCCATTGAAGCATTTGACTTTGCCCTTACTTGTGATGATACGGATGGTGAAGTCAAAATACTGAAAGCTTATTGTCTTTTTATGAATGAAAATTACCAAAAAGCACTTGAAGTATACAGTGAATTGTTAGGGATTCCGGATTATACCTACCGGGTAAAGCCTTTAATGGCTGAAGCTTATTTGCGTTTAGATAATTATGAAGAAGCTTACCGGCTCCTTCAGGATACTTTACAACATACACGGGAATATGAAGAACCTGCTACCTATATTAATTATTTATTATGTTGTGCTAAAACAAACCGATTAGAAGAAGAACAAAATACACTGGAAAAAGCGCTTAAATTATTTCCTGACCATATCAATTTACTTTACTTAAAAGCATTGTATTATACGGAAAAAGGTCTAGAAAAAGAAGCGATTGAAACACTTCAATATATCTTAGATCATATTCAACCAGATGAAGTATACATTAATAGTTTAGCTGATACTAATTTTCAATTAGCTAATATATACCTTAAAAAAGGGGAAATAAAACAAGCTTTAAAAAATTATTTGCGTGTAATAGAGCATTTTCCTTCTTATCCGATGGCTCATTTAAAAGCTGCCATTTGTTATCTTAAGCTAGGTGATACACAACAATTCATGGAACATATTACACAATGTACTGACCAAGAAATTATTGATTTCGAAGGAGATTATATACCCGCTGATTCTGAATCTAATAAATCGCCTTTGATTGAATTAATCAAAGATTACATTAGCAAGAACAAAAAAGATAAAACAAATTAG